The sequence GATCGGTCACCGGGGTGACCGTCTGACGTCTCTACTCTGATCTGATGACGGCCTTGCTCAGAACGAACGTCTCTCCTTTCTTCCAGATCGCCAAGGTCGTTGCAGCGATCTTGCGTGCCACGGTCAGCCGCGCCATCGATTCCCGCATCCCAGACTCGACCAAGGCATCAAGATGCGGTCTGAATGCCCGTGCGTCACGGACTGCACCTTTGAATGCATCCTTCAAATGCCGATTGTGGTTCCTATTCAATCCACGCGTCGACACCGGCCGGCGGCTGCGTCGAAGCTCTTCTCCCTCGATTTCCCAGTCGGAAGAGCCCCGCGTCACCACCGCCAGTCCGCAGTAACTCCAAAACTGTCGCTTCGTATGGAATCGAAACGGTGTCGCGACATGGGCCACGATCGTCGCTGATCGAATCGGGCCTCTGCCAGGCACTGATTTCAGTAAACTGCACGGCCGGTGTTTCTCAGCCTCGCGGAGTACCGCCTTTTCGGCTTCGTCTCTGAGGTCGTTCAACGACTCCATCTGCGAGTACAGCCACTCAGCCCGCGACCTCAGACCGGAAGACCGAAGCTTTGACAGCCA comes from Acidobacteriota bacterium and encodes:
- a CDS encoding transposase; this encodes MGNHKFAAADVHAATTTFAVLDSSGKFVMETVVETKAESLLSVVKSISGAVHLTFEEGTHAAWLYDLLRPHVAELLVCDPRKNRNDKGNKSDRIDARQLARWLRSGDLSPVYHGDDSTKVLKELVRGYENLVADSVRVKNRLKAVFRSKGEATSGGDVYRLEKQEEWLSKLRSSGLRSRAEWLYSQMESLNDLRDEAEKAVLREAEKHRPCSLLKSVPGRGPIRSATIVAHVATPFRFHTKRQFWSYCGLAVVTRGSSDWEIEGEELRRSRRPVSTRGLNRNHNRHLKDAFKGAVRDARAFRPHLDALVESGMRESMARLTVARKIAATTLAIWKKGETFVLSKAVIRSE